From Paraburkholderia fungorum, the proteins below share one genomic window:
- a CDS encoding TetR family transcriptional regulator, with the protein MRRTRQQALDTRARIIDAAERAFFLRGATRTSLDDIAKEAGVTRGAVYGHFKNKEAVFHAMFECSDLPLDPFAIAPCNSDGDPLSQLRADLHRRLRDALQVTHARRLYSIAFTKCESAPETLQFCERIHMAGVRAETQIEAALNCAVRRGQLRDDLDTKQAAAFIHAALSGYFRKRLMMPCASTDSEIEQIVEIALRCIDCVSIGNAGRN; encoded by the coding sequence ATGAGACGGACCAGGCAGCAGGCGCTCGATACGCGCGCCAGAATCATCGACGCGGCAGAGCGCGCGTTCTTTTTGCGCGGCGCGACGCGCACGTCGCTGGACGACATAGCAAAGGAAGCCGGCGTGACGCGCGGCGCGGTGTACGGCCACTTCAAGAACAAGGAGGCCGTGTTTCACGCGATGTTCGAGTGTTCCGATTTGCCGCTCGACCCGTTCGCGATTGCGCCGTGCAACAGCGACGGCGATCCGCTGAGTCAGTTAAGAGCCGATCTTCATCGGCGTCTGCGCGACGCATTGCAGGTCACGCACGCGCGGCGTCTCTACAGCATTGCGTTTACCAAATGTGAAAGCGCACCGGAGACGCTGCAGTTCTGCGAGCGCATTCATATGGCGGGCGTGCGGGCCGAGACGCAGATCGAAGCGGCATTGAATTGCGCGGTGCGTCGTGGTCAACTACGTGACGATCTCGATACGAAGCAGGCAGCAGCGTTCATTCATGCAGCGCTGAGCGGCTATTTTCGCAAGCGGTTGATGATGCCGTGCGCGAGTACCGACTCGGAGATCGAGCAGATCGTGGAGATTGCGTTGCGTTGTATCGATTGTGTGTCGATTGGCAATGCAGGGCGTAATTAA
- a CDS encoding efflux RND transporter periplasmic adaptor subunit produces MPNPLHPFSIRLVAALAAVSFVAACGEKPAAPAAQVPEVGIVVAKPTPVPVVVELPGRVSAFLVAQIIARVDGIVLKREFVEGSQVKAGQHLYQIDPAPYIASLDSAKATLAKAQATLVSAHAQTQRYKVLVAANAVSKQDYDNAVAAEGSDAADVAAGKAAVETAQINLGYTDITSPITGQIGKSAVTVGAYVQTSSATVLSTVQQLDPVYVDLTQSSLVGLKLRRDMQEGRLKTTGPDAAKIKLILEDGRAYDLPGTLKFSDVTVDQTTGSVTVRATFPNPKNILLPGMFVRAEIQEGVNENAIVVPQIGVTHDQKGNPTALVVDANNKVELRQLVTSGTDGSNWIVESGVKEGDRVIVQGTAKVTPGMTVKTVDAQMPATPASAAQ; encoded by the coding sequence ATGCCCAATCCCCTGCATCCGTTTTCCATTCGTCTTGTCGCGGCGCTGGCCGCCGTGTCGTTTGTCGCCGCCTGCGGCGAGAAGCCCGCGGCACCCGCTGCGCAGGTTCCCGAAGTAGGCATCGTTGTCGCTAAACCCACGCCGGTTCCGGTGGTCGTCGAATTGCCCGGCCGGGTCAGCGCGTTCCTCGTTGCGCAGATCATCGCGCGCGTGGACGGCATCGTGCTGAAGCGGGAATTCGTGGAAGGCAGCCAGGTGAAAGCAGGACAGCATCTCTATCAGATCGATCCGGCGCCGTACATCGCCTCGCTGGATAGCGCGAAGGCCACGCTCGCGAAGGCGCAGGCCACGCTGGTGTCCGCGCATGCGCAAACGCAGCGCTACAAGGTGCTGGTCGCGGCCAACGCGGTCAGCAAGCAGGACTACGACAACGCGGTCGCCGCCGAAGGCTCGGATGCTGCGGACGTCGCCGCCGGCAAGGCTGCGGTCGAAACCGCGCAGATCAACCTCGGCTATACGGACATCACGTCGCCGATCACCGGACAGATCGGCAAATCGGCGGTGACGGTGGGCGCTTATGTGCAGACGAGTTCGGCTACAGTGCTTTCGACCGTGCAGCAACTCGATCCCGTCTATGTCGACCTGACGCAGTCGAGTCTCGTCGGACTGAAATTGCGCCGCGATATGCAGGAAGGGCGTCTAAAAACCACCGGCCCGGATGCGGCGAAGATCAAGCTGATTCTCGAAGACGGCCGCGCGTACGACCTGCCCGGCACGCTCAAATTCTCCGACGTGACGGTCGATCAGACGACCGGCTCCGTGACGGTTCGCGCGACGTTCCCGAATCCGAAAAACATCCTGCTGCCCGGCATGTTCGTGCGTGCGGAGATTCAGGAAGGCGTCAACGAAAACGCCATCGTGGTTCCGCAGATCGGCGTGACGCACGATCAGAAGGGCAATCCAACCGCGCTGGTGGTCGACGCGAATAACAAGGTCGAATTGCGTCAACTGGTCACGTCGGGCACCGACGGTTCGAACTGGATCGTCGAGAGCGGCGTGAAGGAAGGCGATCGCGTGATCGTGCAGGGCACCGCGAAGGTGACGCCGGGCATGACCGTGAAGACTGTCGACGCGCAGATGCCGGCCACGCCCGCATCCGCCGCGCAATAA
- a CDS encoding efflux RND transporter permease subunit, which yields MAKFFIDRPIFAWVIAIILMLAGVASIFNLPVAQYPTIAPPSVQISATYPGASAKTVENTVTQVIEQQMSGLDHLLYLSSTSDDSGTATITLTFAAGTNPDIAQVQVQNKLQLATPLLPEAVQQQGTKVTKSSSSFLMVMAFVSTDGSMDRYDLANYVASHIEDPVSRVDGVGTVQLFGTQFAMRVWLDADKLNKYSLTPVDVETALTNQNVQIAGGSLGGTPSVPGQVLQATITQATLLQTPEQFGNVLLKVNQDGSQVRIRDVGHVDLGGENYNFDTKFNGQPTAGFGIQLATGANALQTAAAVRAKLAELSKNFPHGLKVNYPYDTTPFVKQSIEEVVKTLLEGIVLVFLVMYLFLQNLRATLIPTIAVPVVLLGTFAIMNVAGFSINTLSMFGLVLAIGLLVDDAIVVVENVERVMAEEGLSPREATRKAMGQITGALVGVALVLSAVFVPVAFSGGSVGAIYRQFSLTIVAAMVLSVLCALVLTPALCATILKPIPQGHHEEKKGFFGWFNRTFDSSRDKYHGGVQHVIKRSGRWLIIYLAVIAAVGVLFVKLPKSFLPDEDQGLMFVIVQTPPGSTQETTAKTLKNISDYMLSKEKDVVDSVFTVNGFSFAGRGQNSGLVFVRLKDYSQRQRADQKVQALVGRTFAHYGSYKDATVIAVNPPSIPELGTASGFDFELTDNAGLGHEALMNARNQLLGMAAKDPSLALVRPNGLSDTPQFKVNIDREKAEALGVSVADIDQTFSIAWASAYVNNFLDTDGRIKKVYMQGDAKFRMNPEDVSKWYVRGSSGSMVPFSAVASGEWTYGSPKLERYNGISAVEIQGAAGGGKSTGQAMDEMQKLAAKLPAGIGYDWTGLSFQERQSGSQAPILYGISILVVFLCLAALYESWSIPFAVIMVVPLGVIGALLAVTLRGLENDVFFQVGLLTTVGLSAKNAILIVEFARELQMEQGMSPVAAAIEAARLRLRPILMTSLAFILGVFPLAISNGAGSASQHAIGTGVIGGMLTATFFAIFMIPMFYVVIRSKFSSDDAPKLDDAKHEGH from the coding sequence ATGGCAAAATTCTTTATTGATCGACCGATCTTTGCATGGGTGATCGCGATCATCCTGATGCTCGCGGGTGTCGCGTCGATTTTCAATCTGCCGGTCGCGCAGTATCCGACCATCGCGCCGCCTTCGGTGCAGATCAGCGCCACCTATCCGGGCGCATCGGCGAAAACGGTGGAAAACACCGTCACGCAGGTGATCGAGCAGCAGATGAGCGGTCTCGACCACTTGCTGTATCTGTCGTCCACCTCGGACGACTCGGGTACCGCCACCATCACGCTGACGTTCGCGGCGGGCACGAATCCCGATATCGCGCAGGTGCAGGTGCAGAACAAGCTGCAACTCGCCACGCCGTTGCTGCCTGAAGCCGTGCAGCAGCAGGGCACCAAGGTTACGAAGTCGAGCAGCAGCTTCCTGATGGTGATGGCGTTCGTTTCGACGGACGGCAGCATGGACCGCTACGACCTCGCGAACTATGTCGCGTCGCACATCGAAGATCCGGTGAGCCGGGTTGACGGCGTGGGTACGGTGCAGCTGTTCGGCACGCAGTTCGCGATGCGCGTGTGGCTCGATGCAGACAAGCTCAACAAGTACAGCCTCACGCCGGTCGATGTCGAAACGGCGTTGACCAACCAGAACGTGCAGATCGCGGGCGGCTCGCTCGGCGGCACGCCGTCGGTGCCGGGCCAGGTATTGCAGGCCACGATCACGCAGGCCACGCTGTTGCAGACGCCCGAGCAGTTCGGCAACGTCTTGCTGAAGGTGAATCAGGACGGCTCGCAGGTGCGGATTCGCGACGTCGGTCACGTTGACCTCGGCGGTGAAAACTACAACTTCGACACCAAGTTCAACGGTCAGCCGACCGCAGGCTTCGGTATTCAGCTCGCTACCGGCGCGAACGCGTTGCAAACCGCAGCCGCGGTCCGCGCGAAGCTCGCCGAATTGTCGAAGAATTTCCCGCACGGTCTGAAGGTGAATTACCCGTACGACACGACGCCGTTCGTCAAGCAGTCGATTGAAGAAGTCGTAAAGACGCTGCTCGAAGGCATCGTGCTGGTGTTCCTGGTGATGTACCTGTTCCTGCAGAACCTGCGCGCGACGTTGATTCCGACGATCGCCGTGCCGGTGGTGCTGCTGGGCACGTTCGCGATCATGAACGTGGCGGGCTTCTCGATCAACACGCTGTCGATGTTCGGGCTCGTGCTGGCCATCGGTCTGCTGGTGGACGACGCGATCGTGGTGGTGGAAAACGTCGAGCGGGTGATGGCGGAAGAAGGCTTATCGCCTCGCGAAGCCACGCGTAAAGCGATGGGCCAGATTACCGGCGCGCTGGTTGGCGTGGCGCTGGTGCTGTCGGCGGTGTTCGTGCCGGTGGCATTCTCGGGCGGCTCGGTCGGCGCCATTTACCGCCAGTTCTCGCTGACGATCGTCGCGGCGATGGTGTTGTCCGTGCTGTGCGCACTGGTGTTGACGCCGGCGTTGTGCGCAACGATTCTCAAGCCGATCCCGCAAGGCCATCACGAAGAAAAGAAGGGCTTTTTCGGCTGGTTCAACCGTACGTTCGATTCGAGCCGCGACAAGTATCACGGCGGCGTGCAACACGTGATCAAACGTTCGGGCCGCTGGCTGATCATTTATCTCGCGGTGATCGCGGCGGTCGGCGTGCTGTTTGTGAAGCTGCCGAAGTCGTTCCTGCCTGACGAAGACCAGGGCCTGATGTTCGTGATCGTGCAGACACCGCCGGGATCGACGCAGGAAACCACGGCAAAGACGCTGAAGAACATCTCCGACTACATGCTCAGCAAGGAGAAAGATGTCGTCGATTCCGTGTTTACGGTGAACGGCTTCAGCTTCGCAGGGCGTGGTCAGAACTCGGGTCTCGTGTTCGTGCGCCTGAAGGATTACTCGCAACGTCAGCGCGCGGATCAGAAGGTGCAGGCGCTGGTCGGCAGAACGTTCGCGCATTACGGGTCGTATAAGGACGCAACGGTGATCGCGGTGAATCCGCCGTCGATTCCCGAGTTGGGCACGGCTTCGGGCTTCGACTTCGAACTCACCGATAACGCGGGCCTCGGCCACGAAGCGCTGATGAACGCGCGTAACCAGTTGCTCGGCATGGCGGCCAAAGATCCGTCGCTCGCGCTGGTGCGTCCTAACGGTCTGAGCGACACGCCGCAGTTCAAGGTGAACATCGACCGCGAAAAAGCGGAAGCACTCGGTGTGTCCGTCGCCGATATCGACCAGACGTTCTCGATTGCGTGGGCTTCGGCATACGTGAACAACTTCCTCGATACGGACGGCCGGATCAAGAAGGTCTACATGCAGGGCGACGCGAAATTCCGCATGAACCCGGAAGACGTCAGCAAGTGGTACGTGCGCGGCAGTTCCGGTTCGATGGTGCCGTTCTCGGCGGTCGCGTCGGGTGAATGGACTTACGGTTCGCCGAAGCTCGAACGCTACAACGGTATTTCGGCAGTGGAAATTCAGGGCGCGGCAGGCGGCGGCAAGAGTACCGGCCAGGCGATGGACGAGATGCAGAAGCTCGCCGCGAAGTTGCCCGCAGGTATCGGCTACGACTGGACCGGGTTGTCGTTCCAGGAGCGTCAGTCGGGCTCGCAGGCGCCGATTCTGTACGGCATCTCGATCCTCGTCGTGTTCCTGTGTCTGGCTGCGCTGTATGAAAGCTGGTCGATCCCGTTCGCGGTGATCATGGTGGTGCCGCTCGGCGTGATCGGCGCACTGCTCGCGGTCACGTTGCGCGGTCTGGAGAACGACGTGTTCTTCCAGGTCGGCTTGCTGACCACCGTCGGGTTGTCCGCGAAGAACGCGATTCTGATCGTCGAATTCGCCCGCGAATTGCAGATGGAGCAGGGGATGTCGCCGGTTGCAGCGGCCATCGAAGCAGCGCGTCTGCGACTGCGCCCGATTCTGATGACATCGCTCGCGTTCATTCTCGGCGTGTTCCCGCTCGCGATCAGCAACGGCGCGGGCTCCGCGAGCCAGCACGCAATCGGCACCGGTGTGATCGGCGGGATGCTGACGGCGACCTTCTTCGCGATTTTCATGATCCCGATGTTCTACGTCGTGATCCGTTCCAAATTCTCCAGTGACGACGCGCCGAAGCTCGACGACGCGAAGCACGAAGGACATTGA
- a CDS encoding efflux transporter outer membrane subunit, translating into MQKHALIVLAVAALAGGCTLAPTYHRPDAPVSSSFPKGGVYDTQPDASSSAQGANGRSAQGRAATDIGWSDFFNDPRLKSIIQLALHNNRDLRVSVLQVAEARDQYRVERANLLPTLSASGTGTRTRTPANLSYVGYATTSSEYVAEGSASWELDLFGKVRSLSEQAMQTYLSTAQARKAAEIALVSSVADQYLTMVAYDDMLKVTKSTLDVATNSYKLTKLEFDNGTGSELDLREAAGTMQQAQANYESQQRSRAQAENALVLLVGEPLPADLPAGLPLSDQNLLADIPAGLTSDLLARRPDIMEAEATLKGYNANIGAARAAFFPSISLTGSAGAASLSLGTLFKPGQAAWNFGPTITVPIFSGGANKANLDLAHLEKNVAIAQYEKAIQTAFREVADGLAARGTYDRQIADLQAYAQSQQRRYDLSDLRYRNGVDNYLTVLTAQTDLYSAQQSLITASLSRLTNLVDLYQYLGGGWIEHSGDKERAPDAPLYSAPAVTQTAGTTTQ; encoded by the coding sequence ATGCAGAAACACGCACTGATCGTGCTCGCAGTCGCGGCATTGGCGGGCGGCTGCACGCTGGCTCCGACGTATCACCGGCCGGACGCGCCGGTGTCCAGCAGCTTCCCGAAAGGCGGCGTGTACGACACGCAGCCGGACGCGTCGTCGTCGGCGCAGGGCGCTAACGGGCGCAGCGCGCAGGGGCGCGCGGCCACCGATATCGGCTGGAGCGATTTCTTCAACGACCCGCGTCTCAAGAGCATCATCCAGCTCGCGCTGCATAACAACCGCGACCTGCGCGTCTCGGTGCTTCAGGTGGCCGAAGCGCGCGACCAGTACCGCGTCGAACGCGCGAACCTGCTGCCGACGTTATCTGCGTCCGGCACCGGCACGCGCACCCGCACGCCGGCAAACCTGTCGTACGTGGGTTACGCGACGACCTCCAGTGAGTACGTGGCCGAAGGCAGCGCGTCGTGGGAACTGGATCTGTTCGGCAAGGTACGCAGCCTGTCCGAGCAGGCAATGCAGACGTATCTGTCGACCGCGCAGGCGCGCAAGGCCGCCGAAATCGCGCTGGTGTCGAGCGTCGCCGATCAGTATCTGACGATGGTCGCCTACGACGACATGTTGAAGGTGACGAAATCGACGCTCGACGTCGCGACGAATTCGTACAAGCTGACCAAGCTTGAATTCGACAACGGCACGGGCTCGGAACTCGATCTGCGTGAAGCGGCCGGCACGATGCAGCAGGCGCAAGCCAACTACGAAAGCCAGCAGCGCTCGCGCGCGCAGGCCGAAAATGCGCTGGTGCTGCTGGTCGGCGAACCGCTGCCGGCCGATCTACCCGCCGGCTTGCCGCTGTCCGACCAGAACCTGCTCGCCGATATTCCGGCGGGGCTGACGTCGGATCTGCTCGCACGCCGCCCCGACATTATGGAAGCGGAAGCGACGCTGAAGGGCTATAACGCGAACATCGGCGCGGCGCGCGCGGCGTTTTTCCCGAGCATCTCGCTGACTGGTAGCGCAGGTGCCGCGAGCCTGAGTCTGGGCACGCTGTTCAAGCCCGGCCAGGCGGCGTGGAATTTCGGCCCGACGATCACGGTGCCGATTTTCAGCGGCGGCGCGAACAAGGCGAACCTCGATCTCGCGCACCTCGAGAAGAACGTGGCGATCGCACAGTATGAAAAAGCGATCCAGACGGCGTTCCGTGAAGTGGCCGACGGTCTCGCGGCACGCGGTACGTACGACCGGCAGATCGCGGATTTGCAGGCTTATGCGCAGTCGCAGCAGCGCCGCTATGACTTGTCGGATCTGCGTTACCGCAACGGCGTCGACAATTATCTGACGGTGCTGACCGCGCAAACCGATCTGTATTCCGCGCAACAGTCGTTGATTACCGCTTCGTTGTCGCGGTTGACCAACCTCGTCGATCTGTATCAATACCTCGGCGGCGGCTGGATCGAACATTCCGGCGACAAGGAACGTGCGCCGGATGCGCCGCTTTATAGCGCGCCTGCGGTTACGCAGACGGCAGGAACCACGACGCAGTAA